ATTACATAGGGTAACAAAAGTCACTTGATCTATTCGATTTTGAGAACTAGGCTCCTCTGTTTGATCATGGTAAGACAATGTTCCTGCCTCATTGTGTCTGCCCTACAAGAGTAAGTTTCCCATACATAGTCCTATTCGATTTGATAACTGGGCGATCGTGCTGCGCCGAGCTGCCTACAGATCAGCGTCATCCTCCTCTGATTTGCTAGATGGCTCGCCATTGACAGCGACAAGCTCTGTGTCGAATATGAGAGTTGCTCCGCCTGCAAGAGAAAAAAGAGGACTCATATCAGAAATCTGCAAGAAAAACAGCTGCTTACTAACTAGAGAGCGTAAAATGGTATACCTGGAATGGTAGGTGGTGATCCCTGATCCCCATAGCCGAGCTTTGAAGggatcttcagcttcctcttctCACCAATGCACATGCCCAAAATTCCCTGATCCCATCCTACAGGGTGAAGTATGGACATTCAGGCAGAGAACCAAATTGTGAATGAAGAAACTACCCAGTTATCCAATGGGCCCTTTTCACAATTACCTTTGATCACTTGACCAGTGCCCAATTCAAATTCAATCGGGTCACCCCTTTCAAAGCTAGAATCGAAAACTGTTCCATCGGTAAGTGTTCCCTGGTGACAGAAAAGACATGATTCAGAAATGAATTCCTATATCATGTAGCATTAAAACCTCTTTAAGTAAACCTATATGGGATGGTTGAATTAACAAATTATAGCGTAAGTTCTAACTATTTTTACATTGGATCAAAAAGATGTTTTGTAGCTTCCTATAAGCAAATTCGCAGTTTCACCCAGTATCATACATATTGCAGTCCCCCAATATCTACATATTGCAGTAGATAAAATCCTTAGGGGAGTACTGAAGGACtaagttttcttttcttcttttaccGAACAAAGGAGTAAGTTAAGGCATACTAGTTGAGTGAAATGAAGTGGAGAGAAAGAGGACAATGCAGTTCTGTAAATACCACAATAAAGAAGAATCTCAAATCAGAACTCTCCATGACAAATTGCCATGGCTTAAatattgcaaaaataatcaacagaTATAGGTCAAACAGCAGAATATTGAACTTACACGGTAGTGAACTTTAACTCTGTCACCTTTGTGAGCCGAGATGCTGCAGGATTCTGGCTTGTACTGAAAATTACAACATGGGCATAATAACAAGATAAGAGGCATAATAACTGAATTGCAGAAATGAAGCTAGCACATGGTGTTAAACTATGCTCTATTGCTTTCTTATAAAAAAGAAAGCAGGGCCATATGGCGTTTCCTCCAAAATTATCTATGCTCTACTGCAGTTCAGCATGAAATCCAGTATCCATGTAACTACCGTTCGTTTCAttagcatactccctccgtcccaaagtaAGCGTCGTTTATTTTGGGACTGAGGGAGTAGCAATTATTTTCTTTGAACCATCTCGATTCATAACGATGTATCTTTAAGATCAAAGTACTGCACCAAATTCTGGATGGCTATTTTCACAACACGGCTTCGCTAATACTAAAAAGATCAGTATGTTGAGCCAAATTGTGGAtgatgcttctcacaacaagtttTTGTTAATACTTTTAGGCAATTCGCTTCAGCTTGGCCTGCTGGCATATTCAGTTTTTGAAAGAAAAGCAGAAGCGTTTGCCCTCTGCACTGATGGATTTAGGTCATAGGTTGTGCGAAACCTCTGGTATGTACTACTCCTACTAAACTAAACAAAATGGTGATCTATCACCTCCAAAGCGACAGGATAAACCTCGAGTTGTGTGAACATCAGTCCCACGAAGACAGTTCTTTTCTGAAAATTCAATCCATCCAGAATGTTATCCGACGGGATCTACTCTAACACAATTCGCGCGTACCAGGCCTCAGATCCGACGAAATTCACGATTGCACAGCATCTAATCTATTTCCCTCAGGCTGAATCGATCCACCCGACGAGACACGCAGGAGGAAAACACACAATTCTGAACGCAGCCAGGAAGGATCCACTGATGACAGCAGAGCCGAGAGCCCGGGGGACGTACCTTGACGCCGATCTGGAGCGCCGAGACGTCGCCGGACTTCTTCGCGGAGGCTGCAGGGAAATTAAAAGAGCCAGATCGGATCAGACATCAGAGCGTGCCGCGTACGGATGGGGGCGCGCGGGGCGTGCTATGGATCGAGGGtacggcgggcgggcgggcgggcggggtcGCTTACCGACGAgcaggagcgcggcggcggcgaccagcAGGCAGAGAAGAAGCCGCGGCTTCGCCATGGATGCAGCTGGGGTTTGTTcgggtagagaggaggaggattTTGGCCGAACTCGTGAGGGGTTGCGTTTATAGAGGAGCAGTGACAGTGCCAACTACTAGTATCTGGGTTGGGTTGGACTTGACCAAACTGACTCGTTtttttcatacaaaaaataaaataGGTAAAGTTTATTTTCAGATCATAAAATAGATGTAGTTTATTAATGGCTAGCATGCAATTGATGTTATAATAATCTCAGTCTGATACTACAACAATTGTCATCCAATCCAATGCATTTTTTTGCGAATTAATTCAATGCATTTGATATCCAATCTAAACAAATGtgtaatatatatttttttagGAAAGGAGGATTATCCCCAGCCTCTGCATCGAGCAATGCACACAACTAATTtattaaatactccctctgttccaaaatatagtgTTTCCTCTGTTTTCGTGCTTCAACTTAATTTTTGCTTTCGCCGCAGTCGATCTCGTTGGTtgaatttatggtcaaagttgaaccttGGAAAGCGCTGCCgcgctatattttggaatggagtaaATAAAGTAGCAACAAAGTACTGTATGAAGTTCATCTCAAGTCCGCAAGCAAGCTCAAAACAAAAGAATAAAATATAGCACGATGCTCAAATATGTTGGGAGCCAAGGCAACTTGGGCCAGAAAGACGAGCTGATGAACCTAGTCAGCGGCCGTGCAGGACTAAAGCCACATCCAAGTGCAAATGAGACCAAACAACATACGTACTACAAAGTCAGGTGGCGATACATCAAAATCGCACTGATCCAAAGCATCTCAACAGCGACATATTTCGGCAGCATCAGGTGAGATACCAGACCATCTTAACTTGAGTGATTATCTACACGAACATGACAGTAGTTCGGGTGGCATATGTTGCAAGACATAAGCTTATCCAGTCCTCACGCAAATAGACTAAAAAGGGTGCCACGGATTCAAACAAGATGCGCATGGCGTATGTAGAAAGAAGATCGTAGCTGAGGAAGAATGAATGGCAGCATCAGTGCACGGAGTGGCAGCAGATGAAGGGCATCCACGGCTGCTTCCTCACTTTGGATCTCTTGTCGACGTTGTTGTTGTCATGGGGCATCTTCGCGGGGGAGTTCCAGTACTGGTCGTCCGAACCGGCTGCCCCTGGCTTCGCCGATGAGGCGTCGTCCTTCGACGCTCCTCGCCGCGTGAATGACAGGACCCGCTCCTTGGTGCTGGGTTTCTTCTCTTTGCCCTCCAGGCTCGCCTCGGCGAGGAGGACCTTCAAGGGGACGCTGATCCTTGCTGAATTCAGCCTCGAGCCAACGGCGGCGATCTCTCCATTCTGCTTGTTTCCCTCCA
This window of the Triticum aestivum cultivar Chinese Spring chromosome 5D, IWGSC CS RefSeq v2.1, whole genome shotgun sequence genome carries:
- the LOC123122030 gene encoding peptidyl-prolyl cis-trans isomerase FKBP15-1, with amino-acid sequence MAKPRLLLCLLVAAAALLLVASAKKSGDVSALQIGVKYKPESCSISAHKGDRVKVHYRGTLTDGTVFDSSFERGDPIEFELGTGQVIKGWDQGILGMCIGEKRKLKIPSKLGYGDQGSPPTIPGGATLIFDTELVAVNGEPSSKSEEDDADL